A genome region from Halichondria panicea chromosome 15, odHalPani1.1, whole genome shotgun sequence includes the following:
- the LOC135349018 gene encoding D-glutamate cyclase, mitochondrial-like isoform X1 yields MSATKLVSISAPANAARFSPKDARAIFRRNGYYGTTSGFCVGYEQANVTMLPSSLADDFEKFCRNNYGCFPLLYRSNPGEIYAPPLAKDSDIKWDIPRYVIYANGKMVDDVMDLDGFSSTWGDVVCFYTGCSFTFEHVLIENGIELSNVKAGKNCSMYCTDVMLRDAGPFAGIQMMVSMRSIQKSLLNTAVTITAQYPHHHGAPVHIGDPLRIGITDITKPDKGDWQVTLEDDSVFVFWACGVSNTNAITAAKPKLTFCHYPGSMFIADTKAERKIFTETIQVVQLSRPQDPYFASIIGSKTVAILSQLEKSLLDDPGKRGIAHLSVEHDFMKSVLSLSHSKRVLITTGFPANVDLPQKQETDGICGALSMCQALLALGKQVSLVSDQSTHSILEKCVQKMFSLGALTSNISVISFENATKLMETSPKDFPIYDCLVAIERAGRSADGTYRTMKKKDISMFVDPIDDLFLYAASNPLVSTIGIGDGGNELGMGKVRERVAESINFGDVIACHTPTDHLVAAGISDWAGYAISVGLYAVSQCPIHWRYTCRAINAEAPQPFKSSEFLPSNEQVVLLLEYMNDSLGIVDGITKGSGSVDAIPIKTVLEKVGAMLTLL; encoded by the exons ATGTCTGCCACCAAGCTTGTTTCGATTTCAGCTCCAGCAAATGCAGCCAGGTTTTCCCCAAAAGATGCTAGAGCCATTTTCCGTAGAAATGGCTATTATGGAACTACTAGTGGGTTTTGTGTTGGCTATGAACAAGCGAATGTGACCATGTTACCATCAAGTCTTGCGGATGATTTTGAGAAGTTTTGtcgcaataattatggctgtttTCCTCTCCTGTATCGAAGTAATCCTGGTGAGATTTACGCTCCTCCACTTGCCAAAGACTCAGACATTAA ATGGGACATTCCTCGGTATGTAATTTACGCCAATGGAAAGATGGTTGATGATGTGATGGACTTAGATGGATTCTCTTCTACGTGGGGTGATGTTGTGTGTTTTTACACTGGTTGCTCATTTACCTTTGAGCATGTTCTGATTGAAAATGGCATTGAACTATCCAATGTCAAAGCAGGAAAAAATTGCTCGATGTACTGTACAGATGTGATGCTTAGAGATGCTGGTCCATTTGCTGGAATTCAGATGATGGTAAGCATGAGATCGATTCAAAAATCTCTTCTTAACACCGCTGTGACTATTACGGCACAATACCCACATCACCACGGTGCTCCCGTTCATATCGGCGATCCACTTCGAATAGGAATCACTGACATCACCAAGCCTGACAAAGGAGATTGGCAGGTCACTCTTGAGGACGATTCTGTTTTTGTTTTCTGGGCATGTGGTGTATCAAACACAAACGCCATCACAGCAGCAA AACCCAAGCTTACCTTTTGCCATTACCCCGGGTCAATGTTTATAGCAGATACAAAAGCAGAAAGGAAGATATTTACCGAAACGATACAAGTTGTTCAACTTTCCAGGCCACAGGATCCATACTTTGCCTCGATAATTGGAAGCAAAACTGTTGCCATACTTTCTCAGCTTGAAAAATCACTACTTGATGATCCAGGTAAACGGGGCATAGCTCACTTATCAGTGGAGCATGATTTTATGAAGTCTGTGCTTTCCCTTTCCCATTCCAAAAGGGTTTTGATAACCACTGGGTTTCCTGCCAATGTTGATCTACCGCAGAAACAAGAGACGGATGGCATATGTGGAGCTCTGTCAATGTGTCAAGCTTTGTTAGCTCTTGGCAAGCAAGTGAGCCTAGTATCCGATCAGTCAACTCATAGTATTTTGGAGAAGTGCGTGCAGAAGATGTTTTCACTTGGAGCGTTGACATCAAATATTTCTGTTATCTCCTTTGAGAATGCTACAAAGCTCATGGAAACTTCACCAAAAGATTTTCCGATTTATGATTGTCTTGTAGCTATTGAACGAGCTGGAAGGTCAGCAGACGGAACATACCGTACGATGAAGAAAAAAGATATATCTATGTTTGTAGATCCCATTGATGATTTGTTTTTGTATGCTGCTTCAAATCCGCTAGTGAGCACTATTGGAATTGGAGATGGTGGAAATGAACTTGGAATGGGGAAAGTTAGGGAAAGAGTTGCCGAGAGTATCAATTTCGGTGATGTCATTGCTTGCCATACTCCAACAGATCATCTTGTTGCAGCTGGAATCTCCGACTGGGCTGGTTATGCGATTTCTGTTGGACTGTATGCTGTCTCCCAGTGTCCTATTCATTGGAGATATACATGTCGTGCAATCAATGCGGAGGCTCCTCAGCCGTTTAAATCTTCGGAATTCCTCCCATCCAATGAACAG GTTGTGTTACTTTTGGAGTACATGAATGACTCTCTGGGCATAGTTGATGGTATCACTAAGGGGAGTGGATCAGTCGATGCTATTCCCATTAAGACTGTTTTAGAGAAAGTAGGAGCTATGCTTACACTATTGTGA
- the LOC135349018 gene encoding D-glutamate cyclase, mitochondrial-like isoform X2, with the protein MVDDVMDLDGFSSTWGDVVCFYTGCSFTFEHVLIENGIELSNVKAGKNCSMYCTDVMLRDAGPFAGIQMMVSMRSIQKSLLNTAVTITAQYPHHHGAPVHIGDPLRIGITDITKPDKGDWQVTLEDDSVFVFWACGVSNTNAITAAKPKLTFCHYPGSMFIADTKAERKIFTETIQVVQLSRPQDPYFASIIGSKTVAILSQLEKSLLDDPGKRGIAHLSVEHDFMKSVLSLSHSKRVLITTGFPANVDLPQKQETDGICGALSMCQALLALGKQVSLVSDQSTHSILEKCVQKMFSLGALTSNISVISFENATKLMETSPKDFPIYDCLVAIERAGRSADGTYRTMKKKDISMFVDPIDDLFLYAASNPLVSTIGIGDGGNELGMGKVRERVAESINFGDVIACHTPTDHLVAAGISDWAGYAISVGLYAVSQCPIHWRYTCRAINAEAPQPFKSSEFLPSNEQVVLLLEYMNDSLGIVDGITKGSGSVDAIPIKTVLEKVGAMLTLL; encoded by the exons ATGGTTGATGATGTGATGGACTTAGATGGATTCTCTTCTACGTGGGGTGATGTTGTGTGTTTTTACACTGGTTGCTCATTTACCTTTGAGCATGTTCTGATTGAAAATGGCATTGAACTATCCAATGTCAAAGCAGGAAAAAATTGCTCGATGTACTGTACAGATGTGATGCTTAGAGATGCTGGTCCATTTGCTGGAATTCAGATGATGGTAAGCATGAGATCGATTCAAAAATCTCTTCTTAACACCGCTGTGACTATTACGGCACAATACCCACATCACCACGGTGCTCCCGTTCATATCGGCGATCCACTTCGAATAGGAATCACTGACATCACCAAGCCTGACAAAGGAGATTGGCAGGTCACTCTTGAGGACGATTCTGTTTTTGTTTTCTGGGCATGTGGTGTATCAAACACAAACGCCATCACAGCAGCAA AACCCAAGCTTACCTTTTGCCATTACCCCGGGTCAATGTTTATAGCAGATACAAAAGCAGAAAGGAAGATATTTACCGAAACGATACAAGTTGTTCAACTTTCCAGGCCACAGGATCCATACTTTGCCTCGATAATTGGAAGCAAAACTGTTGCCATACTTTCTCAGCTTGAAAAATCACTACTTGATGATCCAGGTAAACGGGGCATAGCTCACTTATCAGTGGAGCATGATTTTATGAAGTCTGTGCTTTCCCTTTCCCATTCCAAAAGGGTTTTGATAACCACTGGGTTTCCTGCCAATGTTGATCTACCGCAGAAACAAGAGACGGATGGCATATGTGGAGCTCTGTCAATGTGTCAAGCTTTGTTAGCTCTTGGCAAGCAAGTGAGCCTAGTATCCGATCAGTCAACTCATAGTATTTTGGAGAAGTGCGTGCAGAAGATGTTTTCACTTGGAGCGTTGACATCAAATATTTCTGTTATCTCCTTTGAGAATGCTACAAAGCTCATGGAAACTTCACCAAAAGATTTTCCGATTTATGATTGTCTTGTAGCTATTGAACGAGCTGGAAGGTCAGCAGACGGAACATACCGTACGATGAAGAAAAAAGATATATCTATGTTTGTAGATCCCATTGATGATTTGTTTTTGTATGCTGCTTCAAATCCGCTAGTGAGCACTATTGGAATTGGAGATGGTGGAAATGAACTTGGAATGGGGAAAGTTAGGGAAAGAGTTGCCGAGAGTATCAATTTCGGTGATGTCATTGCTTGCCATACTCCAACAGATCATCTTGTTGCAGCTGGAATCTCCGACTGGGCTGGTTATGCGATTTCTGTTGGACTGTATGCTGTCTCCCAGTGTCCTATTCATTGGAGATATACATGTCGTGCAATCAATGCGGAGGCTCCTCAGCCGTTTAAATCTTCGGAATTCCTCCCATCCAATGAACAG GTTGTGTTACTTTTGGAGTACATGAATGACTCTCTGGGCATAGTTGATGGTATCACTAAGGGGAGTGGATCAGTCGATGCTATTCCCATTAAGACTGTTTTAGAGAAAGTAGGAGCTATGCTTACACTATTGTGA
- the LOC135349026 gene encoding cilia- and flagella-associated protein 36-like, with amino-acid sequence MEVWIVDGLIGFLQSPGWTSPINNFIDKNCVVFNPGDEDKFVYVDIHNHYNTLVDQLLSKFTAELGITAEQLGHACVQSQTLGALYQKPLEQVLAAENVVLFNSLMVQRNIDLEFQALELLKTQLGHAPDAYDPNLLPPTAPLDKNLSNEEEIIQQALKESKREFEAQKSLDEEEMEKLINIATNESLRLLKASEKEKQLKFETSFDKKKSTLEKQSVKTSPKTTQQAPLVSMSPDSEKEKQPKFETSFDKKKTTLEKQSVKTSLKTTQQAPLVSMSPMHAVSTSTSEAASMWLRSAKNEYEQAEEQQKVSVQLPSDLKSREAYLKRQRDHLLKIKRQARARDLDSYNTTKKKTPPMSRPATHTSDQSAGSVVKPIEHAIKEKKVHTGVLCNVIARKMKEYQH; translated from the exons ATGGAAGTTTGGATTGTAGACGGTTTGATTGGCTTCTTGCAATCTCCTGGATGGACATCTCCtatcaataattttattgataaGAACTGTGTTG TGTTCAATCCAGGAGATGAGGACAAGTTCGTCTACGTCGACATTCACAATCACTACAACACGTTG GTCGATCAACTGCTTAGTAAGTTCACAGCTGAGCTTGGAATCACAGCGGAGCAGTTGGGACACGCCTGTGTGCAGAGTCAAACCTTGGGGGCATTATATCAA AAGCCATTGGAGCAAGTGTTAGCAGCTGAGAATGTTGTGCTATTTAACTCTCTAATGGTGCAAAGAAATATTGATCTCGAATTCCAAGCACTTGAACTTCTTAAAACCCAGCTTGGACATGCCCCGGATGCTTACGACCCAAATTTGCTTCCACCCACTGCTCCTCTTGATAAAAATCTAAGCAACGAAGAAGAAATAATTCAACAAGCCTTGAAAGAGTCAAAGAGAGAATTTGAAGCCCAAAAATCTCTAGATGAAGAAGAGATGGAGAAGCTGATCAATATTGCCACCAATGAGAGCTTGAGGCTTTTGAAAGCATCTGAGAAAGAGAAGCAGTTGAAATTTGAAACTTCTTTCGACAAGAAGAAAAGTACTCTAGAGAAGCAATCAGTTAAAACTTCACCGAAAACAACACAACAAGCACCTTTAGTTTCCATGTCCCCAGATTCTGAGAAAGAAAAGCAGCCGAAATTTGAAACTTCTTTCGATAAGAAGAAAACTACCCTAGAGAAGCAATCAGTCAAAACTTCACTGAAAACAACACAACAAGCACCTTTAGTTTCCATGTCCCCAATGCATGCAGTGTCCACTTCCACATCAGAGGCAGCCTCTATGTGGTTACGAAGTGCCAAAAATGAGTACGAGCAGGCCGAGGAACAACAAAAAGTTTCA GTACAATTACCTTCTGATCTTAAAAGCAGGGAGGCATATCTCAAACGGCAACGTGATCACTTACTTAAAATTAAGCGGCAAGCTAGAGCCAGGGACCTGGATTCCTACAACACAACTAAGAAAAAAACACCTCCAATGTCTCGCCCAGCAACACACACTTCTGACCAAAGTGCTGGATCTGTTGTCAAGCCAATAGAACATGCTATAAAGGAGAAGAAAGTTCACACAGGAGTGCTATGCAATGTCATAGCACGAAAAATGAAAGAATACCAACATTGA
- the LOC135349022 gene encoding solute carrier family 22 member 15-like isoform X1, with product MEVEEVLRRIGFGGAQKRLYILIQTIHYASVSHFIALSFIGFEPQWTCGDKTELDAKCLEYARGDCKPHYLEDVSTIISEWNLLCDKSSLAKLSQSIFFSGAMLGAWLWGTLADRIGRRKIYFTTVVLTAAMGLGYSVAPNYYIFVVFRFLVALSVTGLILSSYVLSIELTGTQGRTKIVMLSNAFYSLCHPLLATQAYLITDWRLFSSVSSLSGLLVLLLWRVIPESPRWLLVNGQQEEARAVLARLASDNGVEMPAGELKKPTDPTSAEPVSVLDLFRGKVIRRRTVILFVTWFANCLVYYALTMSAGELGGNRYVNIALAGLVEIPSYIAGYFLLDSIGRKRLHGVFLTSGGIACLAVACMQWFGYDNRLIMTSVALFGKLAVSGSFVCIYMYSAELFPTQVRNIGAGVATIGARLGGFFAPIVLLLVGYGVGLPMLVLGSVGTLTGLLSFTLPETLGQPMPETLRELECQKF from the exons ATGGAGGTAGAAGAAGTATTGAGGAGAATAGGATTTGGAGGAGCTCAGAAGAGGCTGTATATACTTATTCAAACAATTCATTATGCTTCAGTGTCTCACTTTATTGCCCTTAGTTTCATTGGATTTGAACCTCAGTGGACTTGTGGGGATAAAACTGAACTGGATGCCAAATGCTTGGAGTATGCTCGTGGTGACTGTAAGCCTCATTATCTGGAAGATGTCAGCACTATTATTTCAGAG tggaaCCTACTTTGCGACAAGTCCTCACTGGCCAAGCTCTCCCAATCAATATTCTTCAGTGGAGCTATGTTGGGTGCATGGCTCTGGGGAACACTTGCCGATCGAATAGGTCGCAGAAAAATATATTTCACCACAGTTGTTCTTACCGCTGCTATGGGACTTGGGTACAGTGTTGCTCCAAACTATTACATATTTGTCGTATTTAGATTTCTTGTGGCATTGAGTGTTACTGGATTGATTCTCTCAAGTTATGTACTCTCGATAGAGCTCACTGGGACTCAAGGAAGAACAAAGATTGTTATGTTAAGTAATGCTTTTTACTCTCTGTGCCACCCACTACTTGCTACACAAGCTTACTTGATAACTGACTGGAGATTGTTTAGCAGTGTAAGCAGTCTGAGTGGACTCCTAGTTCTTTTATTGTGGAG AGTCATCCCTGAGTCTCCGAGATGGTTGCTGGTAAATGGACAACAAGAGGAGGCTAGAGCAGTGCTGGCAAGACTGGCCTCAGATAATGGAGTCGAGATGCCTGCAGGAGAGCTCAAGAAACCAACTGACCCAACTTCAGCAGAGCCTGTCTCTGTGCTGGATTTGTTCAGAGGAAAGGTTATTCGCCGAAGAACCGTGATCCTGTTTGTAACATGGTTTGCAAACTGTTTAGTATACTATGCTCTAACGATGAGTGCAGGAGAGTTGGGTGGCAATCGATATGTAAATATTGCCCTCGCAGGGCTGGTTGAGATCCCTTCATACATTGCCGGATACTTTTTGCTTGACag TATTGGTCGCAAGAGGTTACATGGAGTGTTTCTGACCAGTGGAGGGATAGCTTGTCTTGCTGTTGCTTGTATGCAGTGGTTTG gatatgACAACCGTCTAATAATGACGTCAGTAGCCTTGTTTGGTAAACTGGCAGTGTCAGGCTCCTTTGTTTGTATCTacat gtACTCAGCTGAACTATTCCCCACCCAAGTCAGAAACATTGGGGCTGGAGTTGCAACAATCGGAGCACGACTGGGAGGATTTTTTGCTCCTATTGTTTTACTGCTG GTCGGCTATGGCGTGGGTCTTCCTATGCTGGTTCTGGGATCTGTTGGTACCCTGACCGGCTTGCTAAGCTTCACTCTACCAGAGACGCTAGGTCAACCAATGCCAGAGACACTGAGAGAACTGGAATGTCAAAAGTTTTAG
- the LOC135349022 gene encoding organic cation transporter protein-like isoform X2, producing MEVEEVLRRIGFGGAQKRLYILIQTIHYASVSHFIALSFIGFEPQWTCGDKTELDAKCLEYARGDCKPHYLEDVSTIISEWNLLCDKSSLAKLSQSIFFSGAMLGAWLWGTLADRIGRRKIYFTTVVLTAAMGLGYSVAPNYYIFVVFRFLVALSVTGLILSSYVLSIELTGTQGRTKIVMLSNAFYSLCHPLLATQAYLITDWRLFSSVSSLSGLLVLLLWRVIPESPRWLLVNGQQEEARAVLARLASDNGVEMPAGELKKPTDPTSAEPVSVLDLFRGKVIRRRTVILFVTWFANCLVYYALTMSAGELGGNRYVNIALAGLVEIPSYIAGYFLLDSIGRKRLHGVFLTSGGIACLAVACMQWFAELFPTQVRNIGAGVATIGARLGGFFAPIVLLLVGYGVGLPMLVLGSVGTLTGLLSFTLPETLGQPMPETLRELECQKF from the exons ATGGAGGTAGAAGAAGTATTGAGGAGAATAGGATTTGGAGGAGCTCAGAAGAGGCTGTATATACTTATTCAAACAATTCATTATGCTTCAGTGTCTCACTTTATTGCCCTTAGTTTCATTGGATTTGAACCTCAGTGGACTTGTGGGGATAAAACTGAACTGGATGCCAAATGCTTGGAGTATGCTCGTGGTGACTGTAAGCCTCATTATCTGGAAGATGTCAGCACTATTATTTCAGAG tggaaCCTACTTTGCGACAAGTCCTCACTGGCCAAGCTCTCCCAATCAATATTCTTCAGTGGAGCTATGTTGGGTGCATGGCTCTGGGGAACACTTGCCGATCGAATAGGTCGCAGAAAAATATATTTCACCACAGTTGTTCTTACCGCTGCTATGGGACTTGGGTACAGTGTTGCTCCAAACTATTACATATTTGTCGTATTTAGATTTCTTGTGGCATTGAGTGTTACTGGATTGATTCTCTCAAGTTATGTACTCTCGATAGAGCTCACTGGGACTCAAGGAAGAACAAAGATTGTTATGTTAAGTAATGCTTTTTACTCTCTGTGCCACCCACTACTTGCTACACAAGCTTACTTGATAACTGACTGGAGATTGTTTAGCAGTGTAAGCAGTCTGAGTGGACTCCTAGTTCTTTTATTGTGGAG AGTCATCCCTGAGTCTCCGAGATGGTTGCTGGTAAATGGACAACAAGAGGAGGCTAGAGCAGTGCTGGCAAGACTGGCCTCAGATAATGGAGTCGAGATGCCTGCAGGAGAGCTCAAGAAACCAACTGACCCAACTTCAGCAGAGCCTGTCTCTGTGCTGGATTTGTTCAGAGGAAAGGTTATTCGCCGAAGAACCGTGATCCTGTTTGTAACATGGTTTGCAAACTGTTTAGTATACTATGCTCTAACGATGAGTGCAGGAGAGTTGGGTGGCAATCGATATGTAAATATTGCCCTCGCAGGGCTGGTTGAGATCCCTTCATACATTGCCGGATACTTTTTGCTTGACag TATTGGTCGCAAGAGGTTACATGGAGTGTTTCTGACCAGTGGAGGGATAGCTTGTCTTGCTGTTGCTTGTATGCAGTGGTTTG CTGAACTATTCCCCACCCAAGTCAGAAACATTGGGGCTGGAGTTGCAACAATCGGAGCACGACTGGGAGGATTTTTTGCTCCTATTGTTTTACTGCTG GTCGGCTATGGCGTGGGTCTTCCTATGCTGGTTCTGGGATCTGTTGGTACCCTGACCGGCTTGCTAAGCTTCACTCTACCAGAGACGCTAGGTCAACCAATGCCAGAGACACTGAGAGAACTGGAATGTCAAAAGTTTTAG
- the LOC135349021 gene encoding organic cation transporter protein-like → MSTTGGGHIDVDEVFEKIGGFGRAQKKIYYLMNSAQIAAGFHTLILTFIAIVPEWSCGNKQGQGVCTQFDLGDCKPKYDPSVSSIIAEWDLICGESALAKLSQSMFFVGSMLGAWIFGTLADRIGRRKAYFISIALSAASGFGYSLAPNYYIFIIFRLLVALNLAGVILSSFVLSMEIAGAEYRTFAGLAYSAIFAFCYPILAGLAYLIPNWRLLGVISSLSLLPFLLLWRIIPESPRWLLVNGREEEARAVLTRLASENGVEMPAGQLKKPAVSTSADPVSALDLFSGKVIRRRTMILFIAWFCNCVLYYALSFSAGDLGGSVYFSFTLSGLVEVPSIMVGYFLLQRFGRRLPHGTFLAGGGVACFSVAILQWLGSSVAPKIVLALVGKFAIAGSFALIYLYTAELFPTQVRNIGAGVCSIGARLGGIFSPIILLLADYNASLPMLILGVLGTLSGLLSLYLPETLNTPLPETLNELELS, encoded by the exons ATGTCGACGACTGGAGGTGGTCATATTGATGTCGATGAGGTATTCGAGAAAATTGGAGGGTTTGGGAGAGCTCAGAAGAAGATATACTATCTTATGAACTCGGCTCAAATAGCAGCTGGTTTTCACACATTGATCCTCACGTTCATTGCGATAGTTCCGGAATGGTCGTGTGGAAATAAACAGGGCCAGGGTGTGTGTACCCAGTTTGATTTAGGTGATTGCAAACCAAAATATGATCCTTCTGTTTCAAGTATCATCGCAGAA TGGGATTTAATTTGTGGAGAGTCGGCACTGGCCAAGCTTTCCCAATCAATGTTTTTCGTTGGATCAATGTTGGGAGCATGGATTTTTGGAACTTTAGCTGATCGAATTGGCCGAAGAAAAGCTTACTTCATCAGTATTGCGTTGTCAGCTGCCTCGGGATTCGGATACAGTCTGGCTCCAAACTATTACATTTTTATTATCTTCAGGTTGCTGGTTGCACTGAATTTAGCGGGTGTCATCCTTTCAAGTTTCGTTCTTTCAATGGAGATAGCTGGGGCTGAGTATCGAACATTTGCAGGGCTGGCTTATAGTGCTATATTTGCTTTCTGCTACCCCATTTTGGCAGGGCTGGCATACCTGATCCCCAACTGGAGACTGTTGGGAGTGATTTCCAGCCTATCATTACTCCCTTTTCTCCTGCTGTGGAG AATCATCCCTGAGTCTCCGAGATGGCTGCTAGTGAATGGACGTGAAGAAGAGGCTAGAGCAGTGCTGACCAGACTAGCCTCAGAAAATGGAGTGGAAATGCCTGCAGGACAGCTCAAGAAACCAGCTGTTTCGACTTCAGCAGATCCTGTCTCAGCGTTGGACTTGTTTAGTGGGAAGGTCATTCGTAGAAGAACTATGATATTATTCATAGCCTGGTTCTGCAACTGTGTTCTCTACTATGCCCTGTCCTTCAGTGCGGGAGACCTGGGCGGCAGTGTATATTTTAGCTTCACCCTGTCAGGGTTAGTGGAGGTCCCATCTATAATGGTTGGGTACTTCCTTTTGCAGAG ATTCGGTCGTCGGTTACCGCATGGAACTTTTCTGGCTGGTGGTGGTGTAGCTTGTTTCTCCGTTGCCATCCTACAATGGCTTG GTTCAAGTGTAGCTCCTAAGATTGTCTTGGCATTGGTTGGCAAGTTTGCAATTGCTGGCTCTTTTGCTCTCATCTATCTGTACACGGCTGAGCTTTTTCCTACTCAAGTCAGGAACATTGGAGCAGGTGTGTGTAGCATTGGAGCACGGTTGGGAGGGATCTTCTCTCCCATCATCCTCTTGTTG GCTGATTATAATGCTAGTCTCCCCATGCTAATACTTGGTGTTCTGGGCACACTGTCCGGACTACTCAGCCTGTATCTGCCAGAGACACTCAACACCCCACTGCCTGAGACCCTCAATGAACTAGAATTGTCTTAG